In Halobacteriovorax marinus SJ, the following proteins share a genomic window:
- a CDS encoding type II 3-dehydroquinate dehydratase encodes MTRKFMIINGPNLNLLGTREPEVYGSDNLSDIEKYTNEQLKLLWNEPVELDWYQSNIEGEIVNKVQELLKSDYEALIINPAAYSHTSVAILDALKTLNIPVIEVHLSNTHLRDAFRQQKLTAKSSTIIMEGLGKRAYLLGILSQLIK; translated from the coding sequence ATGACTAGAAAGTTTATGATCATTAATGGACCCAATTTAAATCTTTTAGGCACAAGAGAGCCTGAGGTTTATGGTTCAGACAATCTCAGTGATATTGAAAAGTATACTAATGAGCAATTAAAGCTACTATGGAATGAGCCAGTAGAATTAGATTGGTACCAGTCTAATATTGAAGGTGAAATCGTAAACAAAGTTCAAGAATTATTGAAAAGCGATTACGAGGCCTTAATAATTAATCCTGCCGCTTATTCTCACACTTCAGTAGCTATCTTAGATGCATTAAAAACATTAAATATTCCTGTAATAGAAGTTCATTTGAGCAATACACATCTTCGTGATGCGTTTCGTCAGCAAAAGTTGACGGCCAAAAGTTCGACTATCATAATGGAGGGGCTTGGGAAGAGGGCCTATCTCTTAGGAATACTTTCACAATTAATAAAATAG
- the efp gene encoding elongation factor P, whose protein sequence is MARELQTTELKKGVRLELENKPYQIMKADFTNPGKGSAFTICKLKNLETGAVFDRTFKSGVATGVFEPDLELLIVEYMYSDPDGFNFMDQTTYETIHVTTEQVGEAAGYLQEGIKLDLLFYKGNPIAIDLPNFVVLKIAETDPGLKGDTAQGGTKVAIMETGLQVKVPLFIKEGEIIKIDTRTGDYIERAKE, encoded by the coding sequence ATGGCACGTGAGTTACAAACTACAGAATTAAAAAAAGGCGTAAGGTTAGAATTAGAAAATAAGCCATACCAAATTATGAAAGCTGATTTCACTAACCCAGGTAAGGGTTCAGCATTTACAATTTGTAAGTTAAAGAATCTTGAGACAGGCGCTGTTTTTGATAGAACTTTTAAGTCGGGTGTAGCAACAGGCGTTTTTGAGCCAGACTTGGAACTTTTAATTGTAGAATACATGTACTCAGATCCAGATGGGTTTAACTTCATGGATCAAACGACGTACGAAACAATTCATGTAACAACTGAACAAGTTGGAGAGGCAGCCGGTTACTTACAAGAAGGAATTAAATTAGATTTATTATTTTATAAAGGAAATCCAATCGCGATTGATTTACCAAACTTTGTCGTGTTGAAAATTGCCGAGACTGATCCAGGTCTTAAGGGTGATACAGCTCAAGGTGGAACGAAAGTAGCAATTATGGAGACAGGTCTTCAGGTTAAGGTTCCGCTTTTTATTAAAGAGGGTGAGATCATTAAGATTGACACCAGAACTGGTGACTATATTGAAAGGGCAAAAGAATAG
- the accB gene encoding acetyl-CoA carboxylase biotin carboxyl carrier protein produces the protein MDFKELEKFIAIAKEAGASELKYQSEDKKFGISFPVAGATPVAATVMAPQVQAAPAQVATQASSANSGLVDVTCPFVGTFYRSPSPEASVYVKVGDRVSKGQVLCIVEAMKIMNEIESDVDGEIVEICVENETYVEFGQVLFKVKP, from the coding sequence ATGGATTTTAAAGAATTAGAAAAGTTTATTGCAATTGCTAAAGAAGCAGGCGCAAGTGAGTTAAAGTATCAAAGTGAAGATAAGAAGTTTGGAATTTCATTTCCTGTAGCAGGAGCAACTCCAGTTGCTGCGACAGTAATGGCCCCACAGGTTCAAGCGGCACCAGCCCAAGTAGCTACTCAAGCATCTTCTGCTAACAGTGGTCTAGTTGATGTAACTTGTCCATTTGTTGGTACATTCTATAGAAGTCCTTCTCCAGAAGCTTCTGTATATGTGAAAGTTGGAGATAGAGTTTCTAAAGGTCAGGTTCTTTGTATTGTTGAAGCAATGAAGATCATGAATGAAATTGAATCAGATGTAGATGGTGAAATTGTAGAAATTTGTGTGGAAAATGAAACTTACGTAGAGTTTGGACAAGTTTTATTTAAAGTAAAACCATAA
- the accC gene encoding acetyl-CoA carboxylase biotin carboxylase subunit, whose product MKFKKVLIANRGEIAIRIARTCKELGISTVAVHSSADENSLHVKLADESVCIGPAKPTLSYLNIPSILSAAEITGADAIHPGFGFLSENKEFAQMCAKWGVEFIGPNVECIEKMGDKIISKEIAEAAGVPILKPIAVNGREDKDILADVEEMGLPVLVKASAGGGGRGMKKIEDISDLLVTITRLKTEAKAGFGDDTLFIEKFVTNPRHVEVQIMADRHGNVLHLGERDCTVQRRFQKVVEESPCPVLSEEKRAEICESAVALAKHVNYDSVGTVEYLYDQDEDKFYFMEMNTRIQVEHPVTEQRTGVDLIAQQILSASGEKLPMKQEEIKFVGHSIECRLNAEDPETFAPSPGHILHYHRPAGIGVRVDDFIYSGYTVSPFYDSMLAKIIVSGVNRDECLRRMERALEETVIEGIKTNKTLHLMIIRDEDFRGNNYATDFLVKKLK is encoded by the coding sequence ATGAAATTCAAAAAAGTACTGATTGCGAATCGAGGTGAGATCGCAATTAGAATTGCAAGAACTTGTAAAGAGCTTGGTATTTCAACAGTTGCTGTTCATTCAAGTGCAGATGAAAACTCACTGCATGTGAAGCTTGCTGATGAGTCAGTTTGCATTGGACCAGCTAAGCCAACATTAAGTTATTTAAATATACCTAGTATTTTGTCAGCAGCAGAAATTACTGGTGCTGATGCCATTCATCCTGGCTTTGGCTTCCTCTCTGAGAATAAAGAGTTTGCGCAAATGTGTGCGAAGTGGGGAGTTGAATTTATTGGTCCTAATGTAGAGTGCATTGAAAAGATGGGAGATAAAATTATCTCTAAAGAAATTGCAGAAGCGGCAGGTGTTCCAATCTTAAAGCCAATTGCTGTTAATGGTAGAGAGGATAAAGATATTCTCGCTGACGTTGAAGAAATGGGTCTACCAGTTCTTGTTAAGGCCTCTGCTGGTGGCGGTGGTCGAGGAATGAAGAAAATTGAAGACATTAGTGATCTTCTAGTAACTATCACTCGATTAAAAACAGAAGCTAAGGCCGGCTTTGGTGACGATACTCTTTTCATTGAGAAATTTGTCACAAACCCGAGACACGTAGAAGTCCAAATTATGGCCGATAGGCATGGAAATGTTCTTCACTTGGGCGAGAGAGATTGTACTGTACAAAGAAGATTTCAAAAAGTTGTAGAGGAATCTCCATGTCCAGTTTTGTCTGAAGAGAAGAGAGCTGAGATTTGTGAATCGGCCGTTGCTCTTGCAAAGCACGTAAACTACGACTCTGTTGGAACTGTAGAATATTTGTATGATCAAGATGAAGATAAATTCTACTTTATGGAGATGAATACAAGAATTCAGGTAGAGCACCCTGTGACTGAACAAAGAACAGGAGTTGACTTAATTGCTCAACAAATTCTTTCAGCTAGTGGTGAAAAGCTTCCAATGAAGCAAGAAGAGATTAAATTTGTCGGCCATTCAATTGAATGTCGTTTAAATGCTGAAGACCCTGAGACTTTTGCTCCGTCTCCAGGACATATTCTTCATTACCATAGACCTGCGGGAATTGGAGTAAGAGTAGATGATTTTATCTATTCTGGTTACACAGTTTCACCATTTTACGACTCTATGTTGGCGAAAATTATTGTTTCTGGTGTAAATAGAGATGAATGTTTAAGACGTATGGAACGAGCTCTAGAGGAAACAGTAATCGAAGGAATTAAGACAAATAAAACTCTGCATCTTATGATTATTAGAGATGAAGACTTTAGGGGCAATAATTACGCTACCGACTTTCTTGTTAAGAAATTGAAGTAA